TTAGCCGGTTTGGCCATCGTATTCTTTATTTGGAATTTTGATTCGCTATGGCCGTTTGGAGATTCTACAAAGAGTGTATCTGTGAATGACAATGTGGACGTCATTAAACTGGATATTTCTTCGATTCAAACGACGGTGATTCCTGAAAATCGCAAGGATGTTCATGCAGAGCTTGAAGGGAGAGGGAAGGTAACGGTTAAAAAGCGAGGCAACATGATTACAGTTGAGCAAAAAAACAAATGGAATTTCTCGTTTCTATGGTTCAATCGACCAAAACTGACGATTTTTATTCCAAAGGATTTTGACCGGAATATGGAAATTGATTTAGGCTCCGGATCCTTAAATTTCACAGGGCCATCGAAAAGTCAGCCAATGAAGTTAAATCACCTTACCGTTGACCTTGGCTCAGGATTTATCAAGATGAAAAATATCGAAACGAAGGAGTTCACAAATGATGTTTCTTCTGGAAATGTCGAAATTCAGTCACTTACAACAGATCATGGAATCTTTGACCTTAGTTCAGGGCGGATCAATTTGAAAGACTATGAAGGAAAACTTGAAGGAGATGTTTCATCAGGACTGTTCAATGTTCAAATGAAACAATTAGTTGATTCGGTGGATATAGAGGTTTCTTCTGGAAGGGTGTCACTGGATCTTCCCGAAGATGCTGATTTCAAATTAAAAGGAAAAACCGGAAGTGGGATTGTAAACTATGATTTTCCACTCAATGATACGAAAAAATCCCGGAAGCATATTGAAGGGGTTCACGGATCTGGAAAACATACGATAAACATCGAGGTCGGTAGCGGTAGCATAAATATTCGTTAAGAGAGAAAACTCCTCAAGAAAATGGGGAGTTTTCTCTCTTAATGGATCAAATTAGTGGATCAAACGTTAAAATCTATTTCATCAAAAATGTAACAATGAACATAACGAACAATCTGTTTGAAAACTACAAATTTTTCAGAAATTAATGATAAAAACAAGGAATCTTGCTAATAATGTCGAATTATTTGATATAAATATGGAAAATGTGCAAATGTTCACGAGGCATCATTAGGGGCAAATTATTTTAGAAAGTACATAAACCTCTATAAAATTATGCAAATATTCAAAATGGGAGTGGTTATTAATGTCAATCAAAACAGCAGATTTATGTGATGATTTTGCAAGTGAATTACAAGTATGCTCATTAGAATTCAAATCTTTCGGAAAAAATAAAAGTTTCTCAGGTCCGATTGCAACGGTTAGTGTATTTGAAGATAATGTACTTGTTAAAGAAGCATTGAAAACAATTCCTGAAGGCAGTGTTCTTGTCGTTGATGGCGGCGGTTCAAAAAAATGTGCCCTTATGGGGGACCGTTTGGGAGATATTGCGGAGACACGAAAACTTGCAGGTGTCATTATCAATGGATGTGTACGGGATACAGCAGATTTAGGT
This region of Oikeobacillus pervagus genomic DNA includes:
- the rraA gene encoding ribonuclease E activity regulator RraA; this translates as MSIKTADLCDDFASELQVCSLEFKSFGKNKSFSGPIATVSVFEDNVLVKEALKTIPEGSVLVVDGGGSKKCALMGDRLGDIAETRKLAGVIINGCVRDTADLGQQNIGVFAIGSNPLKSIKEGKGDRDVTLKFGDVEWTPGHYVYADEDGVVVAARKLN
- the liaG gene encoding LiaG family protein; amino-acid sequence: MRKFITMILVLAGLAIVFFIWNFDSLWPFGDSTKSVSVNDNVDVIKLDISSIQTTVIPENRKDVHAELEGRGKVTVKKRGNMITVEQKNKWNFSFLWFNRPKLTIFIPKDFDRNMEIDLGSGSLNFTGPSKSQPMKLNHLTVDLGSGFIKMKNIETKEFTNDVSSGNVEIQSLTTDHGIFDLSSGRINLKDYEGKLEGDVSSGLFNVQMKQLVDSVDIEVSSGRVSLDLPEDADFKLKGKTGSGIVNYDFPLNDTKKSRKHIEGVHGSGKHTINIEVGSGSINIR